The Papaver somniferum cultivar HN1 chromosome 3, ASM357369v1, whole genome shotgun sequence genome includes a region encoding these proteins:
- the LOC113359884 gene encoding uncharacterized protein LOC113359884, which translates to MANFPLNLPTWGSEALGLPIVKIFGSAFGKLKCLTEFRNKSFLDWLLFWLTDHQSKLSEDNQCLFVAILWSLWTSRNNFIFQGIRENFTAVLARARAMLLTRNSRNPSLTTPSTIHVSISDKWMPPSFGWIKCNTDGSFDDISGANGAGYVMRDFSRKATFCASLVFDVHSAEEAEARAIWPVLKKAVEQHLSHIIFSA; encoded by the exons atggcaAATTTTCCTCTAAATCTGCCTACTTGGGGCTCAGAGGCCTTAGGCCTTCCCATTGTAAAAATCTTTGGAAGTGCATTTGGAAAGTTAAAGTGCCTTACAGAATTCAG AAATAAATCTTTTTTAGATTGGCTTCTTTTCTGGTTAACTGACCATCAGTCTAAATTGTCTGAGGATAATCAATGTCTCTTTGTGGCTATCTTATGGTCTCTCTGGACCAGTAGAAACAACTTCATTTTCCAAGGCATTAGAGAAAACTTCACTGCCGTCTTAGCTAGAGCTAGAGCTATGCTCCTCACTAGGAATTCTAGAAATCCTAGTTTGACTACTCCCTCCACCATACATGTCAGTATTAGTGATAAATGGATGCCTCCTTCTTTTGGTTGGATTAAATGCAATACTGATGGTTCCTTTGATGATATCTCTGGAGCTAATGGTGCAGGGTATGTGATGCGTGATTTCTCAAGAAAAGCAACATTTTGTGCCTCCTTAGTCTTTGATGTTCactctgctgaagaagctgaagcaaggGCCATCTGGCCAGTTCTGAAGAAAGCTGTGGAACAACATCTCTCTCACATCATT TTTTCAGCCTAG
- the LOC113357116 gene encoding CASP-like protein 5C1 isoform X1 produces MNCFCWVRGDHSLGPIIAMDELLLPGSLGTSASLTLRLGQTIFSSASLLFMSFGVEFYSYTAFSYLVTVMGLVLPWGFTLAMVDAYSLCAKCPLPQPGILWIIIMGDWVLSILALAAACSTAAVIDLLLQNDGSYCPPKFCSRNAARPARGMNAPVVPFLPIPEESRRIYIFCRNIFGGH; encoded by the exons ATGAACTGCTTCTGTTGGGTCAGAGGCGATCACAGCCTAGGACCCATCATCGCCATGGATGAACTATTGTTACCTGGGTCACTGGGAACGAGTGCAAGCTTGACGCTACGATTGGGACAAACTATTTTCTCTTCTGCTTCTCTGTTGTTTATGTCTTTTGGTGTTGAATTTTACAGCTATACTGCCTTCAG CTACTTGGTAACAGTCATGGGCTTAGTGCTTCCATGGGGTTTTACACTGGCAATGGTGGATGCATATTCGCTTTGTGCAAAGTGTCCTCTTCCGCAACCAGGAATTCTGTGGATCATTATAATGGGAGATTGG GTTTTATCAATTCTAGCCTTAGCAGCAGCTTGCTCTACGGCTGCGGTGATAGATCTCTTGCTCCAAAATGATGGAAGCTATTGTCCTCCAAAGTTCTGCAGCAG AAATGCTGCTAGGCCAGCCAGGGGGATGAATGCACCTGTCGTCCCCTTCCTCCCGATCCCTGAAGAATCCCGAAGGATCTACATCTTCTGCAGGAATATATTTGGTGGTCATTAA
- the LOC113357116 gene encoding CASP-like protein 5C1 isoform X2, with protein sequence MNCFCWVRGDHSLGPIIAMDELLLPGSLGTSASLTLRLGQTIFSSASLLFMSFGVEFYSYTAFSYLVTVMGLVLPWGFTLAMVDAYSLCAKCPLPQPGILWIIIMGDWVLSILALAAACSTAAVIDLLLQNDGSYCPPKFCSRLCYNGRSAIHSIDNI encoded by the exons ATGAACTGCTTCTGTTGGGTCAGAGGCGATCACAGCCTAGGACCCATCATCGCCATGGATGAACTATTGTTACCTGGGTCACTGGGAACGAGTGCAAGCTTGACGCTACGATTGGGACAAACTATTTTCTCTTCTGCTTCTCTGTTGTTTATGTCTTTTGGTGTTGAATTTTACAGCTATACTGCCTTCAG CTACTTGGTAACAGTCATGGGCTTAGTGCTTCCATGGGGTTTTACACTGGCAATGGTGGATGCATATTCGCTTTGTGCAAAGTGTCCTCTTCCGCAACCAGGAATTCTGTGGATCATTATAATGGGAGATTGG GTTTTATCAATTCTAGCCTTAGCAGCAGCTTGCTCTACGGCTGCGGTGATAGATCTCTTGCTCCAAAATGATGGAAGCTATTGTCCTCCAAAGTTCTGCAGCAG ATTATGCTATAATGGCCGATCAGCTATTCATTCTATTGACAACATCTGA
- the LOC113357116 gene encoding CASP-like protein 5C1 isoform X3, producing MNCFCWVRGDHSLGPIIAMDELLLPGSLGTSASLTLRLGQTIFSSASLLFMSFGVEFYSYTAFSYLVTVMGLVLPWGFTLAMVDAYSLCAKCPLPQPGILWIIIMGDWVLSILALAAACSTAAVIDLLLQNDGSYCPPKFCSRYQFSAAMAFLSWILTAASSLFNLWVIPSL from the exons ATGAACTGCTTCTGTTGGGTCAGAGGCGATCACAGCCTAGGACCCATCATCGCCATGGATGAACTATTGTTACCTGGGTCACTGGGAACGAGTGCAAGCTTGACGCTACGATTGGGACAAACTATTTTCTCTTCTGCTTCTCTGTTGTTTATGTCTTTTGGTGTTGAATTTTACAGCTATACTGCCTTCAG CTACTTGGTAACAGTCATGGGCTTAGTGCTTCCATGGGGTTTTACACTGGCAATGGTGGATGCATATTCGCTTTGTGCAAAGTGTCCTCTTCCGCAACCAGGAATTCTGTGGATCATTATAATGGGAGATTGG GTTTTATCAATTCTAGCCTTAGCAGCAGCTTGCTCTACGGCTGCGGTGATAGATCTCTTGCTCCAAAATGATGGAAGCTATTGTCCTCCAAAGTTCTGCAGCAGGTACCAATTTTCTGCCGCAATGGCTTTCTTATCTTGGATTCTGACCGCCGCTTCATCTCTTTTCAATCTTTGGGTAATTCCCTCCTTGTGA
- the LOC113361565 gene encoding uncharacterized protein LOC113361565, which yields MRAKIIFCTAVSVATLAVILLALVSPVAHKKMKKIQPSNSAWLALSLYIQHPHSETIKNQPKPRISTHPGAYVFHRTLTEGPENTSRIVGKAQGFILPTEHFAHSAFNIIYLTFDTPEFSGSISMQAKHIDHKTREELTVVGGTGSFAFARGLAIFAPRSSDSQESDVIDARYQLKLRLKFPNQVRRPVPG from the coding sequence ATGAGGGCAAAGATCATTTTTTGCACAGCAGTGTCTGTAGCCACATTAGCAGTTATTCTCTTAGCCTTGGTCTCACCGGTAGCTcacaaaaaaatgaagaagatccAACCAAGCAACAGCGCCTGGCTTGCTCTTTCGCTATATATCCAACATCCCCATTCGGAAACCATAAAAAACCAACCAAAACCAAGAATAAGTACACATCCTGGAGCATATGTGTTCCACCGAACTCTTACAGAGGGGCCTGAGAATACATCGAGAATAGTCGGTAAAGCTCAAGGTTTCATACTCCCAACTGAGCATTTTGCTCATTCTGCTTTCAACATTATTTATCTTACATTCGATACGCCAGAGTTTTCTGGTAGCATTAGCATGCAAGCTAAACATATAGATCACAAGACCAGGGAAGAGCTTACGGTTGTTGGTGGGACGGGCTCTTTTGCTTTTGCTCGTGGTCTTGCCATTTTTGCACCGAGGTCGTCGGACTCCCAAGAATCTGATGTTATTGATGCAAGGTATCAATTGAAACTTCGTTTAAAGTTCCCTAACCAGGTGAGGAGGCCAGTTCCAGGATGA